A genomic stretch from Candidatus Hydrogenisulfobacillus filiaventi includes:
- the moaA gene encoding GTP 3',8-cyclase (Evidence 2b : Function from indirect experimental evidences (e.g. phenotypes); PubMedId : 2170340, 7860592, 16632608, 19566093, 23286307, 25896388, 25941396, 26575208; Product type e : enzyme), which produces MTQPENSLQDRLGRPLRDLRISVTDRCNFRCVYCMPRTVFGAGFRFLPRRELLTFEEIARVARVAVRLGVRKIRLTGGEPLLRSNLEELVALLAALPGLEDLALTTNGSLLTPARARALYAAGLRRVNISLDALDDATFATVNGVGYPVRRVLAAVEAADAAGLRPVKINMVVKRGLTDQAVEAMAARFRHTPHILRFIEFMDVGTANGWDPAGVVPSQEILERIHRRWPLEPVAGPRLGMVAARYRYRDGAGEIGFISSVSQPFCSGCTRLRLSPEGRLYTCLFGSAGTDLRTPLRSGADDTALTSLLSGVWRDRTDRYSEERAAAPRRERVEMFRIGG; this is translated from the coding sequence ATGACGCAACCTGAAAACAGCCTGCAGGACCGGCTCGGCCGCCCGCTGAGGGATCTGCGCATCTCGGTGACGGATCGCTGCAATTTCCGCTGCGTCTACTGCATGCCGCGCACCGTGTTCGGCGCCGGCTTCCGGTTTCTGCCCCGGCGGGAGCTCCTGACCTTCGAGGAGATCGCCCGGGTGGCCCGGGTAGCGGTCCGCCTGGGGGTGCGCAAGATCCGTCTCACAGGCGGGGAACCGTTGCTCCGCAGCAACCTCGAGGAGCTGGTGGCCCTGCTGGCCGCTCTGCCCGGGCTGGAGGACCTGGCGCTCACCACCAACGGCTCCCTGCTCACCCCGGCCCGCGCCCGGGCCCTTTATGCAGCCGGACTCCGGCGGGTCAACATCAGCCTGGACGCCCTGGACGACGCCACCTTCGCGACCGTCAACGGGGTCGGCTACCCGGTCCGGCGGGTATTGGCCGCAGTTGAGGCCGCCGACGCAGCCGGACTGCGGCCGGTGAAGATCAACATGGTGGTGAAGCGCGGGCTAACCGACCAGGCGGTGGAGGCCATGGCCGCCCGCTTCCGCCATACCCCCCATATCCTCCGGTTCATCGAATTTATGGACGTCGGCACCGCCAACGGCTGGGATCCGGCGGGGGTGGTGCCGTCTCAGGAAATCCTGGAGCGGATCCATCGCCGCTGGCCGCTGGAACCAGTGGCCGGCCCCCGCCTAGGGATGGTGGCAGCCCGGTACCGTTACCGGGACGGCGCGGGCGAGATCGGCTTCATCAGCTCCGTGAGTCAACCCTTCTGCAGCGGCTGCACCCGTCTGCGCCTTTCCCCGGAAGGCCGCCTCTACACCTGCCTGTTCGGGAGCGCCGGGACCGACCTGCGCACGCCCCTACGCAGCGGCGCCGACGACACCGCCCTCACCAGCCTGTTGTCCGGTGTCTGGCGTGACCGCACCGACCGCTACTCCGAGGAGCGGGCCGCCGCCCCCCGCCGGGAGCGGGTGGAGATGTTCCGCATCGGAGGTTGA
- the sor gene encoding Sulfur oxygenase/reductase (Evidence 2a : Function from experimental evidences in other organisms; Product type e : enzyme) produces the protein MPNPYIAVNTAKVCNRPESFEAFQRVGPKVCMVTANNSGFLGFQNHVQVGVFPMGGRYGGAQMDMHDKLNPLGIMQYTMWKRWEDHEQMHVDQFDSIFRLCSQCLGMVVEGPWEPVYEIVAHKMPDTVGMTDVPAALGAAFAAGQPVPPVALPYGQRIIAHSEHLIIPGLEKEFEDAIVPVMEAFEKAPGFLGYMVMKQIGASAIGSMQLVPEGLHQALQTLGDYPPRVKEGNFQLVQAKSTPAEYVVHMEWADLNAAMFGISRVAINHEVRTLHDRALKTVLRGPYVTLWNPMMEDTSWRRYLNS, from the coding sequence ATGCCGAACCCTTACATCGCAGTGAACACGGCCAAGGTCTGCAACCGGCCGGAAAGTTTTGAAGCATTCCAGCGCGTGGGCCCCAAGGTGTGCATGGTCACGGCCAATAACAGCGGGTTCCTCGGCTTCCAGAACCACGTCCAGGTCGGCGTGTTCCCCATGGGCGGCCGTTACGGCGGCGCGCAAATGGACATGCATGACAAGCTCAACCCCTTGGGCATCATGCAGTACACCATGTGGAAGCGGTGGGAAGACCACGAGCAGATGCACGTCGACCAGTTCGACTCCATCTTCCGGCTCTGCTCGCAGTGCCTGGGCATGGTGGTGGAAGGGCCCTGGGAGCCGGTCTATGAGATCGTCGCCCATAAGATGCCCGACACCGTCGGTATGACCGATGTCCCGGCGGCCCTCGGTGCCGCCTTTGCCGCCGGCCAGCCGGTCCCGCCGGTGGCCCTGCCCTACGGCCAGCGCATCATTGCCCACAGCGAGCACCTCATCATCCCCGGCCTCGAGAAGGAATTCGAGGACGCCATCGTACCGGTGATGGAGGCCTTCGAAAAGGCCCCCGGCTTCCTGGGCTACATGGTCATGAAGCAGATTGGCGCCTCCGCCATCGGCAGCATGCAGCTGGTGCCGGAAGGGCTGCACCAGGCCCTGCAGACCCTGGGCGACTACCCGCCGCGGGTCAAGGAGGGGAATTTCCAGCTGGTCCAGGCCAAGAGCACGCCCGCCGAGTACGTGGTGCACATGGAATGGGCGGACCTCAACGCGGCCATGTTCGGCATCTCCCGGGTCGCCATCAACCACGAGGTGCGCACCCTGCACGATCGCGCGCTCAAGACCGTGCTGCGCGGACCGTACGTGACCCTCTGGAACCCCATGATGGAGGACACCTCCTGGCGGCGGTACCTCAACTCCTAA
- a CDS encoding Biotin transporter, with protein sequence MATDTTTTLADLVWPRRGAWSATLEVVAASLFLALAAQVAIRLPFTPVPVTGQTFGVLLTGSLLGSRRGTAAVLLYLLEAGAGLPFLAAGGTGWPWTLGPLGGYLVGFVLMVWLVGRLSERRWDRRFRTSVLVMLAGEAAVYAVGVPWLAFYVGGLGKALVLGLLPFLPGDALKLLLAAGLLPAGWRWLGRRPRRR encoded by the coding sequence GTGGCAACCGACACCACGACCACTTTGGCCGACCTGGTCTGGCCGCGAAGGGGCGCCTGGTCCGCTACCCTGGAGGTGGTTGCCGCCAGCCTGTTCCTGGCCCTCGCCGCGCAGGTGGCCATCCGCCTGCCCTTTACCCCGGTTCCGGTGACCGGGCAGACCTTCGGGGTCCTCCTCACGGGATCCCTGCTCGGCAGCCGGCGGGGAACGGCCGCCGTTCTGCTATACCTGCTGGAAGCAGGCGCCGGGCTACCCTTCCTGGCCGCCGGCGGCACGGGTTGGCCCTGGACCCTGGGTCCGCTGGGCGGCTATCTCGTAGGCTTCGTGCTGATGGTCTGGCTGGTGGGCCGCCTCAGCGAACGCCGTTGGGACCGCCGTTTCCGCACCTCGGTCCTGGTCATGCTGGCCGGGGAGGCGGCGGTCTACGCCGTAGGCGTGCCCTGGCTGGCTTTCTATGTCGGTGGCCTGGGCAAGGCCCTGGTGCTGGGCCTGCTGCCCTTCCTGCCCGGGGACGCCCTCAAGCTTCTCCTGGCGGCGGGGCTCTTGCCGGCGGGCTGGCGATGGCTCGGCCGGCGGCCACGGCGTAGATAG
- a CDS encoding C4-dicarboxylate ABC transporter — translation MVQMLRHFGPNWFTVGMGTGITALGAYLYPGAPGWLREAGTVLWLFNTLLVGLFLILIHLRMLLDRPGMKAILHDPVQSMFWGAMPMALTTVVNGFVDMGPGVFGPVAVQVAFVVWVANVAMAVVAGIVVPYMMFIRQDHALDRLTGIWLIPVVPAEVVAASGSLLIPHVVGLEAQRTLLLISMGLWALSVPLAFLILGFLFLRLALHKLPPKEMAASTWISLGTLGTGVMGLVGLGRYMPLVFGTLGQAMAGGSVLAALMLWGFGLWWLAISILLTLHYLKRGMPFNLGWWGLTFPLGVFTGGTDFLYRQLGDWLLQDMARGLFVMLAVFWLVVAVRTVVGLVRRCAWVTGGVPHAQRLAAGRAS, via the coding sequence ATGGTGCAAATGCTCCGGCACTTCGGTCCGAACTGGTTTACCGTCGGCATGGGAACTGGGATCACCGCCCTGGGCGCCTATCTTTACCCGGGGGCTCCCGGATGGCTGCGGGAGGCGGGGACGGTCCTCTGGCTGTTCAATACGCTGCTGGTGGGGCTGTTCCTGATCCTCATCCACCTCCGGATGCTCCTCGACCGCCCGGGTATGAAAGCGATCCTGCATGACCCGGTTCAGTCCATGTTCTGGGGCGCGATGCCCATGGCCCTGACGACTGTGGTGAATGGGTTTGTCGACATGGGACCGGGGGTGTTCGGCCCGGTGGCGGTGCAGGTGGCGTTCGTGGTGTGGGTGGCGAACGTGGCGATGGCGGTGGTGGCCGGCATTGTGGTGCCTTATATGATGTTTATCCGGCAGGACCACGCGCTGGACCGCCTGACCGGCATCTGGCTCATTCCGGTGGTGCCGGCCGAAGTGGTGGCTGCCAGCGGGTCCCTGCTGATTCCACATGTCGTAGGCCTGGAGGCCCAGCGCACTCTGCTGCTGATTTCGATGGGCCTGTGGGCGTTGAGCGTGCCGCTGGCCTTCCTCATCCTGGGATTTCTGTTCCTCCGTTTGGCCCTGCATAAGCTGCCGCCCAAGGAGATGGCCGCCTCGACCTGGATCTCCCTTGGTACACTCGGGACCGGGGTGATGGGGCTGGTGGGTCTGGGGCGGTATATGCCGCTGGTGTTCGGGACGTTGGGGCAGGCCATGGCGGGCGGGAGCGTGCTGGCGGCCCTGATGCTGTGGGGCTTCGGGCTGTGGTGGCTGGCCATCAGCATCCTCCTAACCCTGCACTACCTGAAACGGGGCATGCCCTTCAACCTGGGCTGGTGGGGGCTGACCTTTCCCCTGGGCGTGTTCACCGGCGGGACCGACTTCCTCTACCGGCAGCTGGGGGACTGGTTGTTGCAGGATATGGCGCGGGGGCTGTTTGTCATGCTGGCGGTCTTCTGGCTGGTGGTGGCGGTGCGGACCGTCGTGGGCCTGGTGCGCCGTTGCGCCTGGGTTACGGGGGGCGTACCGCACGCGCAGCGCCTGGCGGCCGGTCGGGCCTCCTGA
- the cbbS gene encoding Ribulose bisphosphate carboxylase small chain (Evidence 2a : Function from experimental evidences in other organisms; Product type e : enzyme) has product MAFHLTQGTFSYLPPLTDEQIRKQIQYCLDHNWAINVEYTDDPHPRNTYWEMWGLPMFDQQDPAAVLYEINECRKAFPHHYVRVSAFDPTLGRQTIALMFIVQRPPEDPGFGLERQEAHDRVQRYTLHSYATDRPPGQRFGD; this is encoded by the coding sequence ATGGCGTTTCATCTGACGCAGGGGACGTTTTCGTATCTGCCGCCCTTAACGGACGAGCAGATCCGCAAGCAGATCCAGTACTGCCTGGACCACAACTGGGCGATCAACGTGGAGTACACGGACGACCCGCATCCCCGGAACACGTACTGGGAGATGTGGGGGCTGCCGATGTTCGATCAGCAGGACCCGGCGGCGGTGCTGTACGAGATCAACGAGTGCCGCAAGGCGTTTCCGCACCACTACGTGCGGGTGAGCGCGTTCGACCCCACGCTGGGGCGGCAGACGATCGCGCTGATGTTTATTGTGCAGCGGCCGCCGGAGGACCCGGGGTTCGGGCTGGAGCGGCAGGAGGCGCACGACCGGGTGCAGCGCTACACGCTGCACAGCTACGCGACCGACCGGCCGCCGGGGCAGCGCTTCGGCGACTAG
- the cbbL gene encoding Ribulose bisphosphate carboxylase large chain (Evidence 2a : Function from experimental evidences in other organisms; Product type e : enzyme), with product MAEEKNRWAAGVTPYTEMGYWRDDYEPKDTDIICAFRIVPQDGVDPKEAAAAVAGESSTATWTVVWTDRLTAHEHFQAKAFRVDHVPGTDQYIAYIAYAIELFEEGSIANLASSIIGNVFGFKALKSLRLEDMRIPLAYVMTFQGPPHGIVVEREYLNKYGRPLIGATVKPKLGLSARNYGRVIYEALAGGLDFTKDDENTGSQPFQRWRDRFLYAMEGVQRAMATTGEIKGHYLNVTAATMEEMYERAEFAKEIGSIIIMVDLTVGYTAIQSMAKWCRKNGVLLHLHRAGHSTYTRQKTHGVSFRVIAKWMRLAGVDHIHAGTVVGKLEGDPRTVQGFYKTLREYKVAADPSLGLFFDQDWGLMPGTMPVASGGIHAGQMHLLLHYLGEDAIFQFGGGTFGHPMGPGAGATANRVAVEAMIQARNEGRDILAEGPAILEAAAKWSPALRANLETWKDVTFNFESTDTPDVLPTPSF from the coding sequence ATGGCTGAGGAGAAGAACCGCTGGGCGGCCGGGGTGACCCCCTATACGGAGATGGGGTACTGGCGGGACGACTACGAGCCCAAGGACACCGACATTATTTGCGCCTTCCGCATCGTGCCGCAGGACGGGGTGGACCCCAAGGAAGCGGCGGCGGCGGTGGCGGGGGAGTCGTCCACGGCCACCTGGACGGTGGTGTGGACGGACCGGCTGACGGCGCACGAGCATTTCCAGGCCAAGGCCTTCCGGGTGGACCACGTGCCCGGCACGGACCAGTACATTGCCTACATTGCCTACGCGATCGAGCTGTTTGAGGAGGGCTCCATCGCCAACCTGGCGTCCTCCATCATCGGCAACGTGTTCGGGTTCAAGGCGCTGAAGAGCCTGCGGCTGGAGGACATGCGGATTCCGCTGGCGTATGTGATGACCTTTCAGGGGCCGCCGCACGGGATCGTGGTGGAGCGGGAGTACCTGAATAAGTACGGGCGGCCGCTGATCGGGGCCACGGTCAAGCCCAAGCTGGGGCTGTCGGCGCGCAACTACGGGCGGGTGATTTACGAAGCGCTGGCAGGGGGCCTGGACTTCACCAAGGACGATGAGAACACGGGCTCGCAGCCGTTCCAGCGCTGGCGGGACCGCTTCCTGTACGCCATGGAGGGCGTGCAGCGGGCGATGGCCACCACGGGGGAGATTAAGGGGCACTACCTGAACGTGACCGCGGCCACCATGGAGGAGATGTACGAGCGGGCGGAGTTCGCCAAGGAGATCGGCAGCATCATCATCATGGTGGACCTGACGGTGGGCTACACGGCCATTCAGTCGATGGCGAAGTGGTGCCGGAAGAACGGGGTGCTGCTGCATCTGCACCGGGCGGGGCACAGCACCTACACGCGGCAGAAGACGCACGGGGTGTCCTTCCGGGTGATTGCCAAGTGGATGCGGCTGGCGGGGGTGGACCACATTCACGCCGGGACCGTGGTGGGCAAGCTGGAAGGGGACCCGCGGACGGTGCAGGGGTTCTACAAGACGCTACGGGAGTACAAGGTGGCGGCGGACCCGAGCCTGGGGCTGTTCTTCGACCAGGACTGGGGGCTGATGCCGGGGACGATGCCGGTGGCCTCGGGGGGCATTCACGCGGGGCAGATGCACCTGTTGCTGCACTACCTGGGGGAGGACGCCATCTTCCAGTTCGGGGGCGGCACCTTCGGGCACCCGATGGGGCCGGGCGCGGGGGCGACCGCGAACCGGGTGGCGGTGGAGGCGATGATCCAGGCGCGCAACGAAGGCCGGGACATTCTGGCGGAAGGGCCGGCGATTCTGGAGGCGGCGGCGAAGTGGTCGCCGGCGCTGCGGGCGAACCTGGAGACATGGAAGGACGTGACCTTCAACTTCGAATCGACGGACACGCCGGACGTGCTGCCGACGCCGTCGTTCTAA
- the rpe gene encoding ribulose-5-phosphate 3-epimerase (Evidence 2a : Function from experimental evidences in other organisms; PubMedId : 973353, 15755726, 16489742, 22720735; Product type e : enzyme), with product MSSRATGPILAPSILSADFARLGEEVREVVAGGAEWIHVDVMDGQFVPNITMGPLVVAALRPVTDAPLDVHLMIVQPERYINDFAAAGADIITIHAESTPNVHRALQMIRQAGKQVGLALNPATPLNAVEHVLDDIDMVLVMTVNPGFGGQAFIPAMVEKVRALRSLLDGRGLDRIRIEVDGGINAETAGLTVEAGAEVLVAGSAVFGRRDRAAAIAAIKQGARG from the coding sequence ATGTCCAGCCGGGCAACGGGGCCCATCCTGGCCCCGTCCATCCTGTCGGCCGATTTCGCCCGCCTGGGTGAGGAAGTGCGGGAGGTGGTGGCCGGCGGCGCGGAGTGGATCCATGTGGATGTGATGGACGGGCAGTTCGTGCCCAACATCACGATGGGTCCCTTGGTGGTGGCGGCGCTGCGGCCCGTCACCGACGCGCCGCTGGACGTGCACCTCATGATTGTGCAGCCGGAGCGGTACATTAACGACTTCGCTGCCGCCGGCGCCGACATCATCACCATTCACGCCGAGTCCACGCCCAATGTGCACCGGGCCTTGCAGATGATCCGGCAGGCCGGCAAGCAGGTGGGGTTGGCCCTCAACCCGGCCACACCATTGAATGCGGTGGAGCATGTGCTCGACGATATCGATATGGTGCTGGTGATGACGGTCAACCCCGGCTTCGGAGGGCAGGCCTTCATTCCCGCGATGGTGGAGAAGGTGCGGGCCCTGCGCAGTCTTCTGGACGGGCGGGGGCTGGACCGCATCCGGATTGAGGTGGACGGCGGGATTAATGCGGAAACTGCCGGGCTCACCGTCGAGGCAGGGGCGGAGGTGCTGGTCGCAGGGTCGGCGGTCTTCGGACGCCGTGACCGGGCGGCCGCCATCGCCGCCATCAAACAGGGAGCCAGGGGCTGA
- the prk gene encoding Phosphoribulokinase (Evidence 2a : Function from experimental evidences in other organisms; Product type e : enzyme): MASRRRVTILGIAGDSGAGKSTYAAALRDILGEDRVTVISLDDYHSLDRRERNLIGVTALHPWKANNLGLVVDHVWALRQGRPIRKPTYDHSTGMHGPTEEIVPKDIIILEGLHTLYLERLRDALDLRIYFDTDTELRVQWKVRRDSGARGYTPEEVMAEIERRRPDVEHYIEPQKAFADIVIHYLADHDTVPTAENPEPVRVRFAERLRGSKRRLVKWLALAGRLGLISADHFHDRIIGEEVEIASLSGITDRFSLHSLIEMVSDRHLLSENVTRHLNQLRYDPVAVSRILVASMISHLSQTHSQEPEPANNFLIEQI; this comes from the coding sequence GTGGCTTCACGGCGCCGGGTGACCATTTTGGGGATCGCAGGGGACAGCGGGGCGGGCAAATCCACCTACGCGGCCGCGCTGCGGGACATTCTGGGGGAGGACCGGGTTACGGTCATCTCCCTTGACGATTACCACTCGCTGGACCGTCGTGAGCGGAACTTGATCGGGGTGACGGCGCTCCACCCGTGGAAGGCCAACAACCTCGGGCTGGTGGTGGATCACGTGTGGGCGTTGCGGCAGGGACGACCCATCCGCAAGCCGACCTACGACCACTCCACCGGCATGCATGGGCCTACCGAGGAGATTGTCCCCAAGGACATCATCATCCTGGAAGGCCTGCACACGCTGTACCTGGAGCGCCTGCGCGATGCCCTCGACCTCCGGATTTACTTCGACACCGACACCGAACTGCGGGTGCAGTGGAAGGTGCGGCGGGACTCGGGTGCCCGGGGGTACACCCCCGAGGAGGTTATGGCCGAGATCGAGCGCCGTCGCCCCGATGTGGAGCATTACATCGAGCCGCAGAAGGCGTTCGCGGACATCGTGATCCACTACCTGGCGGACCACGACACCGTTCCCACAGCCGAGAACCCCGAGCCGGTGCGGGTGCGTTTCGCGGAACGGCTGCGCGGTTCCAAGCGCCGGCTGGTCAAGTGGCTGGCATTGGCGGGACGCCTGGGGCTCATCAGCGCGGACCACTTCCACGACCGCATCATCGGCGAGGAGGTCGAGATCGCGTCCCTGTCCGGGATCACCGACCGCTTCAGCCTGCACTCGCTGATTGAGATGGTCAGCGACCGGCACCTGCTTAGCGAGAACGTGACCCGGCACCTCAACCAGCTGCGGTATGACCCGGTGGCGGTATCGCGCATCCTGGTGGCGAGCATGATCTCGCACCTGAGTCAGACCCATAGCCAGGAGCCGGAGCCGGCTAACAACTTCCTGATTGAACAGATCTGA
- the tktA gene encoding transketolase (Evidence 2a : Function from experimental evidences in other organisms; PubMedId : 9696621, 12682299, 12882400, 27739585; Product type e : enzyme) has protein sequence MATVRESTLEQLAITTIRTLAMDAVEQAQSGHPGLPMGAAPMAYVLWTDFLKHNPADPAWPDRDRFVLSAGHGSMLLYALLHLTGYDLPLEELKRFRQWGSKTPGHPEYGLTPGVETTTGPLGQGIATAVGMALAERFLAARYNRPDLPIVDHMTYVLAGDGDLMEGVSGEASSLAGHLGLGKLVVLYDDNHVSIEGATDLAFTEDVLARYAAYGWHTQRVADGNDLDAIRAALEAARTVTDRPSIIAVRTHIGYGSPHKQDSASSHGAPLGQEEVKLTKEAYGWPVEPPFYVPEEVRSFMARARETGARRQAEWEALWERYRAAYPQEAAELARTWEHTLPAGWDQDLPQFEPGKKIATRSASGQVLNVLAQRIPTLIGGSADLAPSNNTLIKGEADQSAAHPEGRNLHFGVREHAMGAMLNGMSLHGLRVYGGTFLVFANYMRPAIRLAALMHQPVTYVFTHDSIGLGEDGPTHQPIEHLAALRAMPNLIVIRPADANETREAWKVALASTRTPVALALSRQNLPVITSGTPAVDKGAYVLREASGSGLPDLILMATGSEVAVALEAADRLEAEGVRTRVVSFPSWELFEQQPAAYRESVLPAAVDARIAIEAASPMGWERYVGTRGRIIGMTGFGASAPYEVLFREYGFTPEHVVEVYREMRG, from the coding sequence ATGGCCACAGTGAGGGAGTCCACCCTCGAGCAGTTAGCGATCACCACCATTCGGACCCTGGCGATGGATGCGGTGGAGCAGGCTCAGTCCGGCCATCCCGGGTTGCCCATGGGCGCCGCGCCCATGGCCTACGTGCTTTGGACCGACTTTCTCAAGCACAATCCGGCTGACCCCGCCTGGCCCGATCGTGACCGCTTCGTCCTTTCCGCGGGCCACGGCTCCATGCTGCTCTATGCCCTGTTGCACCTGACGGGTTACGACCTGCCGCTGGAGGAGCTCAAGCGGTTCCGGCAGTGGGGATCGAAGACCCCCGGCCATCCGGAGTACGGTCTCACCCCCGGCGTGGAGACCACCACCGGTCCCCTGGGTCAGGGCATCGCCACGGCGGTGGGCATGGCCCTGGCCGAGCGCTTCCTGGCGGCCCGCTACAACCGGCCCGATCTGCCGATCGTCGACCACATGACCTATGTCCTGGCCGGCGACGGCGACCTGATGGAAGGCGTCAGCGGCGAGGCCTCGTCCCTGGCGGGCCACCTGGGCCTGGGCAAGCTCGTGGTGCTGTATGACGACAACCACGTGTCCATTGAAGGCGCCACCGACCTGGCCTTCACGGAGGACGTGCTGGCGCGGTATGCCGCCTATGGCTGGCACACCCAGCGGGTGGCGGACGGCAACGACCTCGACGCCATCCGGGCTGCCCTGGAGGCCGCCCGCACCGTCACCGACCGGCCTAGCATCATCGCCGTCCGCACCCACATCGGCTACGGCAGTCCGCATAAGCAGGACTCCGCCAGCAGCCACGGGGCCCCCCTGGGCCAGGAGGAGGTCAAGCTCACCAAGGAAGCCTACGGGTGGCCGGTGGAACCCCCCTTCTACGTACCGGAGGAGGTCCGCAGCTTCATGGCCCGGGCCCGCGAGACCGGTGCCCGCCGGCAGGCGGAGTGGGAGGCCCTTTGGGAGCGCTACCGGGCTGCCTACCCGCAGGAGGCGGCGGAGCTGGCACGGACCTGGGAGCACACCCTGCCGGCAGGGTGGGACCAGGACCTGCCCCAGTTTGAGCCGGGGAAGAAGATCGCCACCCGCAGCGCCTCCGGGCAGGTGCTGAATGTGCTGGCCCAGCGCATCCCCACCCTGATCGGCGGCTCTGCCGACCTGGCTCCCTCCAACAACACCCTCATCAAAGGGGAAGCGGACCAGTCGGCGGCGCATCCCGAGGGCCGCAACCTCCACTTCGGGGTGCGGGAGCACGCCATGGGCGCGATGCTGAACGGGATGTCGCTGCACGGCCTGCGTGTATACGGCGGTACCTTCCTGGTGTTCGCCAACTACATGCGGCCAGCCATCCGTCTGGCGGCGCTCATGCACCAGCCCGTCACCTACGTCTTCACCCATGACTCCATCGGCCTGGGCGAGGATGGGCCAACCCATCAGCCCATCGAGCATCTGGCGGCGCTGCGGGCCATGCCCAACCTCATCGTCATCCGGCCCGCGGACGCCAACGAGACCCGGGAAGCTTGGAAAGTGGCGCTGGCCAGCACCCGGACCCCGGTCGCCCTGGCGCTGAGCCGCCAGAACCTGCCGGTGATCACCAGCGGGACCCCCGCGGTGGACAAGGGCGCCTACGTGCTGCGGGAGGCCTCCGGCAGCGGACTGCCCGACCTGATCCTGATGGCGACCGGATCAGAGGTCGCCGTGGCCCTGGAGGCGGCCGACCGCCTGGAGGCGGAAGGCGTCCGCACCCGGGTGGTCAGCTTCCCCAGCTGGGAGCTGTTCGAACAGCAGCCGGCCGCTTACCGGGAGTCGGTGCTGCCGGCCGCCGTGGACGCCCGCATCGCCATCGAAGCGGCCAGCCCCATGGGCTGGGAGCGGTACGTGGGAACCCGCGGGCGTATCATCGGCATGACCGGCTTCGGCGCCTCCGCGCCTTACGAGGTCCTGTTCCGCGAATACGGCTTTACGCCCGAACACGTGGTGGAGGTCTACCGGGAGATGCGGGGCTAG